Within the Amycolatopsis camponoti genome, the region AGCTGCACGGCGAGGAGTACGCCGCGATGTGGCGTGAGCTGCTGGAGTTCTGGCCGGGGTACGCGATGGAGCGGAAGGAGGCGGGGCGTTCGTTGCCCGTTTTCGTCCTCACCCGCCCGGATCGGTAGGTTCCCACCATCCTTTCGGCCGGTGACGGGATTCACCGATTTGTGCCAGTCTCTCCCGGGTAACGCGCCGTGACGTCTCGGACGCGCGGCGAGTACGCCACTTAGGGAGGAGACGTCTTGCTGAGATCCACAAGAGGCCGGGTGCGGTCGTTCGCACTGGTGGGGGCGCTCGTGGCCGGACTCGGCGTCACCGGGACGGCCGGCACCGCGGCGGCGGCCGAAGACGCGGTGGTCAAGCCCGCGGTCGTCGGCGCGACCGCCGCCGTCACCTGGGGCACCTGCTCGAGCGACACGCTGGCCGGCGTGCCCGCCGACCAGGTGAAGTTCTACAGCTGCGCGCGCTACCGCGTGCCGATCGACCACGACAACGCCGCGCTGGGCACCATCGACATCGCGCTGCTCAAGCGCGCCGCCCGCACGCCGGACGCCCGCGTCGGCTCGCTGTTCCTCAACCCCGGCGGCCCCGGCGGCTCGGGCCTGCGGATGCCGATCAGCGGCCAGTACTACTTCCAGCCGCAGGTGCTCGACCGGTTCGACCTCGTCGGGTTCGACCCGCGCGGCGTCGGCCAGAGCAACCCGCTGCGCTGCTTCACCACCCAGGAGGACGCCGACGAGGTCTTCGGCGCCCAGATCCCGGTGCCGCTGAGCCGGGCCGAGATCTCCGGCACCCTGGCCAGCTACCGCGACTACGGCAAGTTCTGCAAGAACAACGCCGGTTCGCTGCTGAACCACATGTCCACGAAGGACGTCGTGCGCGACCTCGACACGCTGCGCGCGGCGGTCGGCGACAAGAAGCTCACCTTCGTCGGCTTCTCCTACGGGACGCTGATCGGCTCGACCTACACGTCGATGTTCCCGAAGCAGTCGCGGGCGATCGTCATCGACGGCAACGTCGACCCGGCGCTGCGCACCAGCGACGGCGTGCAGTACGACCGGGAACGCGCGCAGGGCTTCGAGATCTCGCTCGACGGGTTCCTCAAGCGCTGTGACCAGGTCGGCCCGAAGTGCGCGTTCAGCGACGGCACCCCGCGGGCGAAGTTCGACGAACTGCGCGAGTACCTCCGCAAGCAGCCGATCACCATCCCCGGCGGCGGCACGGTGGACATCAACGCGTTCACCGGCGGCGTCTCGAGCGTCCTGTACTCGCCGTCGGCGTTCCCCGGCCTGGCCGAGGACCTGCAGGCGCTCTACACCGCGATCCACCCGGCGGGCGCGCAGGCGCAGACGTTGGCCGCGAAGCAGCTGAAGGTGCTCACCGGTGGCAAGCAGGGCCTGGCCGACCAGAACCCGGACAGCCCCTACACCAGTGACGACTCGTACTTCGCCGTCAACTGCTCGGACAAGCCGTTCAAGATCAAGCAGGAGCAGGTGCCGGACATCGCCGCGAAGTGGGAGCGCGAGTCGCGCACCTTCGGCCGCTACCAGGCGTTCGCCGACACGGCGGGCTGCCCGGTGTGGCCGGCGAAGAAGCCGGACGTCTACCGCGGTCCGTGGCGGGCCAAGACCGACGTCCCGGTGGTCGTGGTGAGCAACTACTACGACCCGGCGACGCAGTACAAGTTCGGCCAGCGCATGGCGGCCGAGCTCGGCAACTCCCGGCTGCTGTCGGTCGACGCGTTCGGCCACTGCATCCTCGGTGACGCGCTGGGCGTCGACAAGGCCGTGGCGGACTACCTGACCGACCTCAAGGTGCCGGCGAACGGGCAGGTGTTCCAGCCGAACGTCCAGCCGTTCGAAACCGCTTAGCAGCAAGGAAAACGGGCCGGGGCGACACTGTCGCCCCGGCCCGTTTCACGTCCCCAGCAAGCGATCCAGCAAGTCCCCGGCGGCCGCTTCCGCTTCGGCGGCGGCGCTCGCGTGGTCGTCGGCGCGGGCGACCAGCATCGCGATCTCGTTCATCCCGGCGAGCAGGACGTGTGCGAAGAGGTCCACGCGCGCCGCCGGGATCCGGCCGTCGCGCCGCAATGCCGCCTTGATCTTGCCGAGCGTGCGTTCCTCGTCGATCTCCCGCCACCGCTGCCAGCCCAGCACGGCCGGGGCGTCGATGAGCATCACCTGGCGCACCACGGGATCGCGGGTGCTCCGGATCCAGGCGAGACACGCGGCGCGCAAGGCCGTCACCGGGTCGGTCATGCCCTCGACGGCTTTCGCGCCCTCCGCGCCGACCCGTTCGTAGACGGTGTCCAGGACCGCGGCGAACAACGCGTCCTTGCCGGGGAAGTGGTGGTAGAGCGCGCCCCGGCTCACCTCGGCGGCCCGCAGGACGGCCTCGATCGAGGTCCCGTCGTAGCCGTGTTCGGTGAACAGGCCGGTGGCGACCGCGACGAGGTGCTCGCGGGTCGCCTGGCCGCGGTCGATCTTCTTGTTCATGCGAGTCGGCAGCCTCCGTCGTTGACAAACCGACTGACGGTCTGTTCATACTAGACCGTCAGTCGGTTTACTTCTGGAGGGACTGTACCGATGGACTTGCGAACCTGGGAGGACCAGCGCGGGCGCGTGTCGACGGCGTCCGGCGAGGTGAGCTACACCGACGTGGGCGAGGGGCCGGTCGCGCTCTTCGTGCACGGCGTGGGAACGAACAACCTGTTGTGGCGCAAGGTGATCACCGAGCTCGCGGGGGAGCGGCGGTGCATCGCGCCCGATCTGCCGGGCCACGGCGCCTCGCCGGTGACCCCCGAGCAGGACCTGAGCCTGAACGGGCTGGCGCGGCTGCTCGGTGACTTCTGCGAGTCGCTGGAGCTGGGCGGACTCGACGTCGTCGCCAACGACACCGGCGGCGCGGTCGCGCAGGTCTTCGCCGTGCAGAACGCCGGCCGGCTCCGCACGCTCACCCTGACCAACTGCGACACGCAGGGCAACCTGCCGCCCGAGGCGTTCCGCCCGGTCGTCGAGCTGGCCGAACGAGGGAAGCTGGCGCCGCTGCTGGTCCAGCTCACCGCGGACCCCGCGCGGGCGCGGACCGGGGCACTCGGCGGGGGCTACGAACACCCCGGACAGCTGTCCGACGAGGTCCTGGCCGCCTTCGTGCGGCCGGTCGGCGGCACGCTCGAGGCGGCCCGGCAGTTCGAGCGGCTGCTGACGTCGGTCCGCGGCGAGGAGCTGGACGCGATCGAGCCGCTGCTCAAGGAGTTCCGGGTGCCGACGCTGCTCGTGTGGGGCACCGGTGACCCGAACTTCGGGATCGAGTGGGCGAACCGCTTCCGCGACGCCGTCCCCGGGGTGACCGAGGTCGTCGAGGTACCCGGCGCGAAGCTGTTCTTCCCCGACGAGCGTCCGGAAGACCTCGTCCCGCACCTGCGTCGCCACTGGGCGTAGTGATCATCACAGCCTCGCGCCGCGGTCCCGGCGCTACAGTGGCCGGGTTGATCAACCACGAGCAACGGAAGCGAGGTGAGCGGCACATGCCAGCGGACAGTCACGGGACGATCGGGCGTGCGCTCACCGGAGGCTTCCGGCTGGGCTGAGCTCGTCCGGTCTCCTCCTGTCCGGCAGTGCGCGCACGCCGGAAACGAGTCGGACATGACCACCTTCGAAATGCTGCTGCGCGTCGGCACCGGCGTCGGCCTGGGCGCCGTCATCGGGGTCGAGCGCCAGTTCCGCGCCCGGATGGCCGGGTTGCGTACCAACGCACTGGTCGCGGTCGGCGCGACGCTGTTCGTGCTGCTGTCCGCCCACGGGTTCGGCGGGCTGGCTTCGAGCGGCGACGCCGACCCGACCCGGGTGGCCGCGCAGATCGTCTCGGGCATCGGGTTTCTCGGTGCCGGTGTCATCATGCGCGACGGCCTCAACGTCCGCGGTCTCAACACGGCGGCGACGCTGTGGTGCTCGGCCGCGGTGGGCTCGCTCGCCGGGGCCGGGCTGTACGGGGTCGCGGCGGCCGGAACCGCCGTCGTGGTCGGGGTGAACGTGGTGCTCCGGCCGCTGGGCCGGGTCGTCGACCGGCGCCCGGAATCGGGTGACGAGACGTCGGCGAGGTACGCGTTCCAGGCGGTGACGCGCGACGCGACCGAGGCGCACGTGCGGGCGCTGCTCGTGCAGTCGTTGAACCGCACGGACTTCCGGCTGCTGTCGGTGCTGAGCACCGACCGGGACGATCGCACGGTCGAGGTTCGCGCCGAGCTGGTCGGCGACCAGCGCGACGACGCCCAGGTGGAGGCGGCGGTGTCCCGGCTTTCGCTGGAGCCGTCGGTTTCCAGCGTGCGCTGGGAAGCCGTGCCGGCTTGACCGAGGAACTCCTCGAGTAGCTCGTCGAAGCGGGCGGGCTGTTCGGCGTTGAGCTGGTGCGTGGTGTCATCGATCGAGACCCACTCGGCGTGGGGCGCTTCGCGCTCGATCCGGATCACGTGCTCGAACGCCGCGCCGCTGAACCCGCCCGGGTGCGGGAAGGGCCTCCCCGCCGAAGCGACGGGAAGGCCCTCCGAAAGCGGGGAACCCTTACGCCTGCGTCATCTTCCGCAGCACGTACTGCAGGATGCCGCCGTTGCGGTAGTAGTCCGCCTCGCCCGGCGTGTCGATGCGGACGTCCGCCTCGAACTCCACCTTGGTGCCGTCCGCCTTGGTGGCGGTGACGTGCACCGTGCGCGGGGTGTCGCCGTCGTTGAGCGCCGTGATGCCCGAGATGTCGAACGTCTCGGTGCCGTCGAGGCCCAGCGAAGAAGCCGACTCGCCCTGCGGGAACTGCAGCGGGATGACGCCCATGCCGATCAGGTTCGAGCGGTGGATGCGCTCGAACGACTCGGTGATGACCGCGCGCACGCCCAGCAGCGAGGTGCCCTTGGCCGCCCAGTCGCGCGACGAACCCGAGCCGTACTCCTTGCCGCCCAGCACGACCAGCGGGGTGCCCGCCGCCGCGTAGTTCTGCGCCGCGTCGTAGATGAACGCCTGCGGGGCGCCCTCCTGCGTGAAGTCGCGGGTGTAACCGCCCTGGACGTCGTCCAGGAGCTGGTTGCGCAGGCGGATGTTCGCGAACGTGCCGCGGATCATCACCTCGTGGTTGCCGCGCCGCGAGCCGTAGGAGTTGAAGTCCTTCTTCTCCACGCCGTGCTCGGTCAGGTACTGCGCGGCCGGGGTGCCCGGCTTGATCGCGCCGGCGGGGGAGATGTGGTCGGTGGTGACCGAGTCGCCCAGCTTCGCCAGCACGCGCGCGCCGGAGATGTCGGTGACC harbors:
- a CDS encoding MgtC/SapB family protein; this encodes MTTFEMLLRVGTGVGLGAVIGVERQFRARMAGLRTNALVAVGATLFVLLSAHGFGGLASSGDADPTRVAAQIVSGIGFLGAGVIMRDGLNVRGLNTAATLWCSAAVGSLAGAGLYGVAAAGTAVVVGVNVVLRPLGRVVDRRPESGDETSARYAFQAVTRDATEAHVRALLVQSLNRTDFRLLSVLSTDRDDRTVEVRAELVGDQRDDAQVEAAVSRLSLEPSVSSVRWEAVPA
- a CDS encoding TetR/AcrR family transcriptional regulator, translating into MNKKIDRGQATREHLVAVATGLFTEHGYDGTSIEAVLRAAEVSRGALYHHFPGKDALFAAVLDTVYERVGAEGAKAVEGMTDPVTALRAACLAWIRSTRDPVVRQVMLIDAPAVLGWQRWREIDEERTLGKIKAALRRDGRIPAARVDLFAHVLLAGMNEIAMLVARADDHASAAAEAEAAAGDLLDRLLGT
- a CDS encoding alpha/beta hydrolase: MRSFALVGALVAGLGVTGTAGTAAAAEDAVVKPAVVGATAAVTWGTCSSDTLAGVPADQVKFYSCARYRVPIDHDNAALGTIDIALLKRAARTPDARVGSLFLNPGGPGGSGLRMPISGQYYFQPQVLDRFDLVGFDPRGVGQSNPLRCFTTQEDADEVFGAQIPVPLSRAEISGTLASYRDYGKFCKNNAGSLLNHMSTKDVVRDLDTLRAAVGDKKLTFVGFSYGTLIGSTYTSMFPKQSRAIVIDGNVDPALRTSDGVQYDRERAQGFEISLDGFLKRCDQVGPKCAFSDGTPRAKFDELREYLRKQPITIPGGGTVDINAFTGGVSSVLYSPSAFPGLAEDLQALYTAIHPAGAQAQTLAAKQLKVLTGGKQGLADQNPDSPYTSDDSYFAVNCSDKPFKIKQEQVPDIAAKWERESRTFGRYQAFADTAGCPVWPAKKPDVYRGPWRAKTDVPVVVVSNYYDPATQYKFGQRMAAELGNSRLLSVDAFGHCILGDALGVDKAVADYLTDLKVPANGQVFQPNVQPFETA
- a CDS encoding alpha/beta fold hydrolase yields the protein MDLRTWEDQRGRVSTASGEVSYTDVGEGPVALFVHGVGTNNLLWRKVITELAGERRCIAPDLPGHGASPVTPEQDLSLNGLARLLGDFCESLELGGLDVVANDTGGAVAQVFAVQNAGRLRTLTLTNCDTQGNLPPEAFRPVVELAERGKLAPLLVQLTADPARARTGALGGGYEHPGQLSDEVLAAFVRPVGGTLEAARQFERLLTSVRGEELDAIEPLLKEFRVPTLLVWGTGDPNFGIEWANRFRDAVPGVTEVVEVPGAKLFFPDERPEDLVPHLRRHWA